CCAATAAGGGCCTATGGTGCGGTAATGGTTTTAATTAAAAAAGTCAAAGGCGAAAGCCGGTTCCTTTTATTGCAAAGAAAATATGAGCCAGTGGGTTCCTGGTGTTATGTGGCAGGTGGAATTGAGGCAAATGAAAAGGCCTATGAAGCTGCTATTAGGGAGGCTCGGGAAGAAACCGGTTTGGATATCAAGGATCTTTATTCAGCTAGCCTATGCGAACAGTTCTATGAGATAAGAAAGGACTCAATTTGGATAGCCCCAGTTTTCGTGGGGTTCGTCGATGTTGACGCCGACGTTATTCTAAATGACGAGCATAGTCAGTATAAATGGTGTACCATTGATGAATGTATGGCCCTTCTTACGTTTAGAGGACAAAAAAACATAGTCGAAGGAATTAATCAGGATTTCGTTTTGAAAGCCCCAACCCCTTTGCTGAAGATACAATTATAGCAATTTTTATAAAATCAAAAATTCCCATTTCAGTAAATCTTGAAAGGTTAGATATATGGTACCACCAGAAGATAATCAAAAAGACGCAGGGCAGTTCAATGCCTGGCTTACCAACCTGGCCCCCAAACCGCCGCCCCGTCCGGCCGTGCCGGGACAGGCTCCGGCGGCCCCCAGGGCTCCGATAGGAAAGCCCGCCGGCATGCCCAGCCCCGACGGTTTGCTGGGCGCCGGTCTGGACGACGAGTTGGATGATATTTTCGGCAAGATTGTGACCGCCGATGCTCCAGCAGCGGCCGCACCTCCGGCCATGCCCAAGCCGGTTCCGCCGCCTCCGCCGCAACAAATGGCGCCCCGGCCGCCAGCACCTCCGGCCGCCAATATACCGCAACCGCCGCCCAGGATGCCTATCCAGGAAGCCCCGGCCCCTCCGCCGCAGCAAACGGTGCCCAGGCCTGCTGCTCCACCGGCCTTCAATATACCTCAGCCGCCGCCTGTTCAGCCGGCTGTGCCAACCGCTCCAGCCCAGGCTGCTTCTCAGTCGACCTATAAGCAGATCGAAGCCGCGGTCAACGAGGTCCGCCAGGAGATGCAGGACAAGATCGATCAGCTCGAGTTGAAGCACCACAGCGAGATCCAGGGCGCGGTGTCCCGGGCCCAGTCGGAGATGCAGGCCCAGCGCCAGAACGACGTTCAGAACGCCACGGCCCAGGGGCGGGTGGAGGTGCAGGCCAAGATACAGGAGATACAGCTCAAATATCAGGAGCAGAGGCAGAAATGGGAGAAGGTCCTCAAGGATCTGCGGGACCGGAACGAGGAACTGACCGCCAGGAACCATGAACTGGAGGAGCAGCTCTCCCAGCTTCGGGAGCGCCAGCGGACGCTGATCCAGGAGTACGCCGGAATCAGCGCCCCGCAGGCAGCCCCGGTGTCCCCGATCCAGATAGATGAGCCCGGGGGTCCGGAGATCGTATTCCCCGGCGAAGAACCTCAATCGGCCATCCCCGAAATAAGTATAGAGATGCCTGAGGCTATTGCCGGAGAACAAGAGTCGGCCGAGGCTGACCAGGCCATCAGGGCCAGGAACGAGAATACCCTCAGCGAGGCCGATGACCTGCTGGCCGAGCTGGACGCCCTGGAGAACGATATGAAGAACCTGGGCGAGGACAACTAAAGCAATGCCGGAACTGCCGGAGGTTGAAACGGTCCGAAGGGACCTTACCCGGAGCGTTGCCGGAAAGCGGATCAAACAGATTGAGATACTAAACCCCGGCTCCCTGAAAGGCGCCACAGCGAAAAAATTCATCCGTGAAATTACGGGGAGAATCTTTGTTCGGTTCGGCAGAAGGGGCAAACACCTGATCCTCCACCTGGATACCGGGCAGGCTTTGGTGGTCCATCTGAAAATGACCGGAGTGTTGCAGTATCAGGCAAAAGGTGATTCTCTGCCCAAGGCGGCCAGAATCATCTTTTACTTTAGCGGCGGCAGGAGGCTGGTGTTCTCAGATCAGCGGAAGTTCGGATCCATCGAATTGGTTAAAGATGTCGGTAGTATTCCGTCCCTCCAAAAGATGGGCCCGGAGCCGCTGGAGAAGGGATTCACTCCCGGGGCATTGAAGGAGCGGCTGGGCGAGCGCAGGGGGCCGATAAAACCGATGCTGCTGGACCAGACCATCGTGGCCGGACTGGGAAACATCTACGCCGCGGAAGCTCTGCACCGGGCAGGCATTGCTCCCCAGCGCCCGGCCAACAAGCTGACCGGTCCGGAACTGAAGAAACTGCATCGGGCCATCGTTCAGGTACTCAAGGAGGCCATTGCCGCCCGGGGAAGTTCAGTAGACACCTACCGCGATGGGCAGGGCAAGAAGGGCTGGTTCCAGGTGAAGCACCGGGTGTATGGCAAGCAGGGAAACAAATGCCGAAGATGCGGAGGGACCATCGCCAAGGAGATCTTCCGGGGCCGGGGGACATATTGGTGCCCCAAATGCCAGCGATAGACAATAGATTATAGTGAACAGATAATAGGGAAAAGGAGCATCAAATGAAAAAAGTCATTATTGTCCTATTTGTTATAATCCCATCGCTAATTTATGCAAAAACAAGCTATCAAGAGATGCAATTAAAATATAAAGGCATTGAATTTGATATTAAAGTTGAGGATAAAATTTATGTAAAGCAAGACACGGTAAATATAATTTATGCAATCAAAAATAAATCAGGAAGCAGTATTTGGATATGTGATGATAAGATTCAAGGTGATAATGCTTGTGGTGTGTATTTTAGCGATAAAGACTTAAACATATATCTTGGTTTAGGTGGCAATAGATATGTTGAATTTAGAAACATTCCGAAATATATTGAAATAAATAAAGGTAAAAGTCATAACACCTCTTTTTCAATATCTTGTAATCAAATAGCAGAGAGCTATACTAGTAAACACAGCATTAAAGAATATAGTATATATGATTTTCCAATATCAGCTAATATCGCATTATTTGAAGGTGATATAATAAGGAAATTAAAAATGAATTATATAACGCAATTTGATAAGGGCTCTGGTTTTTTAAAAAGCGATGTTGAAATAATTGATTATGAATTTAATATTAAACGAATTAATATA
This sequence is a window from Candidatus Edwardsbacteria bacterium. Protein-coding genes within it:
- a CDS encoding NUDIX domain-containing protein; this translates as MNEIPIRAYGAVMVLIKKVKGESRFLLLQRKYEPVGSWCYVAGGIEANEKAYEAAIREAREETGLDIKDLYSASLCEQFYEIRKDSIWIAPVFVGFVDVDADVILNDEHSQYKWCTIDECMALLTFRGQKNIVEGINQDFVLKAPTPLLKIQL
- the mutM gene encoding bifunctional DNA-formamidopyrimidine glycosylase/DNA-(apurinic or apyrimidinic site) lyase translates to MPELPEVETVRRDLTRSVAGKRIKQIEILNPGSLKGATAKKFIREITGRIFVRFGRRGKHLILHLDTGQALVVHLKMTGVLQYQAKGDSLPKAARIIFYFSGGRRLVFSDQRKFGSIELVKDVGSIPSLQKMGPEPLEKGFTPGALKERLGERRGPIKPMLLDQTIVAGLGNIYAAEALHRAGIAPQRPANKLTGPELKKLHRAIVQVLKEAIAARGSSVDTYRDGQGKKGWFQVKHRVYGKQGNKCRRCGGTIAKEIFRGRGTYWCPKCQR